A portion of the Musa acuminata AAA Group cultivar baxijiao chromosome BXJ1-1, Cavendish_Baxijiao_AAA, whole genome shotgun sequence genome contains these proteins:
- the LOC135677883 gene encoding uncharacterized protein LOC135677883 isoform X3, which produces MASGSDERKRKRTRREKGYGQRKLLPGENVEVLCCDEGLRGSWHAGTVISCQGCSRLIEYRDLLCEDERSNLQEMILVSAAVEGQARKNPKNYRGLIRPLPPYYDIQIFEMRYGLCVDALVDDAWWEGVVFDHEEGSTKRLIFFPDQGDQQMVMVDHLRLTQDWNETYGHWKPRGGWLLLQVLQAFEEEDALPVSIREIWYDLSTMVSFREKIGLWMFGSLSVWEQLVSGLIRELLSVVHVLSEVSYDQPVDAPTYSGNDEIPSDDVPRQVGSLIQSDTAGILSGPVRIMDKVQCSQLLTPDDCFVQGNGYSSEWNHDEQNNVLETSDVEDVQNYKSGIPSSFVYHEEVVFAHGSHKKRRCRDMQHQAKASIPTVAQKFKKSKFDSINEVSPDGNHRRDMVKAFEPCKVTEPRDMKYEEANNNLQSDALCIKVISPFSHQNNKEEDTGNRTGQTSWQSLYAEAERCPEAVALYAFRSADRDSQVKPLKVAEKVKKHLFALGWKIEYRRDRLLRVRFVSPEGKNYYNLRKACIDVLKRELEGDQSCKQGRKYFGNCSGFGKPDSKTGNVCPELASLMQNFLEHPSIMGTERTSDHSGHCFRQFQTNIGMKTERKLERLGPFSKLPDNSHSLLDSVRMKLHPDEFHESKQPDSSVLAKENLELIVSENVPTYKHIEPEYGPQAISNYKRYIESSREKGFEKLPNVDIELMKLNVQKHLLYMGWRFAERRRKLRFASPGGEIFHSLYTACEAYLEKEENMGKTYGSSLKGTNVSQNSWCASIGNKINDSKEVSLLCKNQCFSTSMDPDEFQKSDEVSNNGTENRSILVFSSPECGEGFGNSCLEKLKKSKTGIKISSLLPLKVVGCRRLLEHYCSQKSKKRKVQDLRSKGYEAGSIFLQPEQQLSERCQFVPVTSPTQKVVEATWSMLIENRIVLARQKVRYISKRDGHVLMEGHITHDGIKCRCCRKLHSLTGFEAHAGSDKCKPGANTFLLDGRSLLQCHLQMVYGKDLINFPHPRLKHVYAHSQSDSVCSVCQYGGTLMLCDHCPSAFHVGCVGLKDLPKGKWFCPSCRCGICASSAFSSADQFTAKTMLYCDQCERKYHVGCLRRRGTNLKHCPTGNWFCSKKCSEIFLHLRNLLGKSNPTTKEGFSWVLLRSKTETDANLNQIDFATVSRNCRKLHIAQKLLHECFVSIIEPRTQSDLLADLLMNKESELNRLNFWGFYTMLLVRGDEIISMATFRLQKCLLLVRVPNIADKECATLFWMNLKSYFLR; this is translated from the exons ATGGCGAGCGGCTCCgacgagaggaagaggaagaggacgaggagggaGAAGGGGTACGGCCAGAGAAAGCTGCTTCCTGGAGAGAACGTCGAG GTATTATGTTGTGACGAAGGACTGAGAGGATCTTGGCACGCAGGGACTGTCATCAGTTGTCAAGGATGCTCCCGACTCATTGAATATAGAGATTTGTTATGTGAGGATGAACGTTCGAATCTTCAAGAGATGATCCTTGTATCGGCTGCTGTAGAGGGCCAGGCTAGAAAAAACCCAAAGAATTATCGTGGCCTAATTAGGCCCTTGCCGCCTTATTATGATATCCAgatttttgagatgagatatgggCTCTGTGTGGATGCCTTAGTGGATGATGCCTGGTGGGAAGGTGTGGTTTTTGATCATGAAGAAGGCTCAACAAAGAGGTTGATCTTTTTCCCTGACCAGGGTGACCAGCAGATGGTCATGGTCGACCATTTACGTCTCACCCAAGATTGGAATGAAACATACGGGCATTGGAAGCCACGCGGTGGGTGGttgttgcttcaagtgcttcaagCATTTGAGGAGGAAGATGCCCTGCCAGTCTCGATAAGAGAAATCTGGTATGACTTAAGCACAATGGTTTCTTTTAGGGAAAAGATTGGATTGTGGATGTTTGGATCTCTATCAGTTTGGGAGCAGTTGGTATCAGGGTTGATCCGAGAATTGCTATCTGTTGTACATGTCCTATCAGAGGTTTCATATGACCAACCCGTTGATGCTCCCACATATTCTGGTAATGATGAGATTCCATCGGATGATGTTCCTCGTCAGGTAGGAAGTCTGATTCAAAGTGATACTGCTGGCATACTTTCTGGACCAGTTAGGATAATGGATAAAGTTCAGTGCTCACAGCTGCTCACACCTGATGATTGCTTTGTTCAAGGCAATGGATACTCATCCGAGTGGAACCATGACGAGCAGAATAATGTCCTTGAAACATCAGATGTAGAGGATGTTCAAAATTATAAATCTGGAATCCCTAGTTCATTTGTATACCATGAAGAGGTGGTATTTGCTCATGGTTCACATAAAAAAAGAAGATGCCGAGACATGCAGCACCAAGCAAAAGCTTCTATTCCAACAGTAGCCCAAAAGTTTAAGAAAAGTAAGTTTGATTCCATAAATGAAGTTTCACCTGATGGGAATCATCGCAGAGATATGGTAAAAGCATTTGAACCATGTAAGGTTACAGAACCTCGGGATATGAAGTATGAGGAGGCCAATAATAATCTGCAATCTGATGCACTTTGCATTAAGGTTATTAGTCCTTTTAGTCATCAAAACAATAAGGAGGAAGATACAGGGAACAGAACAGGACAAACATCTTGGCAATCTTTATATGCTGAAGCTGAGCGCTGCCCAGAAGCAGTTGCTTTATATGCCTTTCGATCTGCTGATAGGGATTCTCAGGTTAAACCATTGAAGGTAGCTGAAAAAGTGAAGAAGCATCTTTTTGCTCTGGGCTGGAAGATCGAATATAGAAGAGATAGATTATTAAGAGTTCGTTTTGTCTCACCCGAAGGAAAAAACTATTATAATCTTCGCAAGGCCTGCATAGATGTGTTGAAAAGAGAACTTGAGGGGGATCAGAGTTGCAAGCAAGGGAGGAAATATTTTGGAAATTGCTCTGGTTTCGGCAAACCTGATTCAAAGACAGGAAACGTGTGTCCAGAACTAGCATCCCTCATGCAAAATTTTTTGGAGCATCCATCAATTATGGGGACTGAACGAACGTCAGATCATTCTGGCCATTGTTTTAGGCAATTCCAAACTAACATAGGTATGAAGACAGAAAGAAAACTTGAGAGACTTGGACCCTTCTCCAAACTACCTGATAATTCACACAGCCTTCTTGACTCTGTCAGGATGAAGCTACATCCAGATGAGTTTCATGAAAGCAAGCAACCAGACAGTTCTGTTTTGGCGAAGGAAAACCTTGAGTTAATTGTTTCTGAAAATGTTCCTACTTATAAGCATATTGAACCAGAATACGGCCCTCAAGCTATTTCAAATTACAAGAGATACATTGAATCATCTCGAGAGAAAGGCTTTGAGAAACTACCTAACGTGGATATTGAACTGATGAAGTTAAATGTTCAGAAGCATCTCTTGTACATGGGCTGGAGATTTGCTGAAAGGAGAAGAAAACTACGTTTTGCTTCTCCTGGTGGTGAGATCTTTCATTCTCTTTATACAGCCTGTGAGGCTTActtggaaaaagaagaaaatatgggAAAAACATATGGAAGTTCTCTTAAAGGTACAAATGTTAGCCAAAATTCTTGGTGTGCATCAATTGGAAATAAAATTAATGATTCGAAGGAGGTAAGTCTTCTGTGCAAAAATCAGTGTTTCTCCACTTCAATGGACCCTGATGAGTTCCAGAAATCTGATGAGGTGTCAAATAATGGCACCGAAAATAGATCTATACTTGTATTTAGTTCTCCAGAATGTGGAGAAGGATTTGGTAATTCATGTTTGGAAAAACTTAAAAAGTCAAAGACAGGAATCAAAATCTCTTCTTTGTTACCTCTGAAAGTTGTAGGATGTAGAAGACTTCTAGAACATTATTGCTCCCAGAaatcaaagaaaagaaaggtaCAAGACCTTAGAAGCAAAGGTTATGAAGCAGGAAGTATTTTCTTACAGCCTGAACAGCAGTTAAGTGAAAGATGCCAATTTGTTCCAGTAACATCTCCCACCCAAAAGGTAGTTGAAGCAACCTGGTCAATGCTAATTGAGAATCGTATAGTATTAGCTAGGCAGAAGGTGCGCTACATTTCTAAGAGAGATGGTCATGTTTTGATGGAAGGACACATAACTCATGATGGGATTAAATGCAGATGTTGTAGAAAGTTGCATAGTCTCACTGGATTCGAAGCTCATGCTGGCAGCGACAAGTGCAAACCTGGTGCGAACACATTCTTGCTTGATGGAAGGTCCTTACTACAGTGCCACTTACAAATGGTGTATGGAAAAGACCTCATAAACTTCCCACATCCAAGGCTAAAGCATGTTTATGCTCACAGCCAAAGTGACTCTGTATGTTCTGTCTGTCAATATGGTGGTACACTGATGCTATGTGATCATTGCCCATCAGCATTCCATGTAGGTTGTGTTGGACTAAAG GATCTGCCAAAGGGAAAATGGTTTTGTCCATCGTGTCGATGTGGTATATGTGCCTCAAGTGCATTCAGTTCTGCTGACCAATTTACAGCGAAGACTATGTTGTATTGTGATCAGTGCGAACGCAAAT ATCATGTTGGATGCTTGAGAAGGAGAGGAACTAATTTAAAACATTGTCCTACTGGAAATTGGTTTTGCAGCAAGAAGTGTTCAGAG ATATTTTTACATTTGCGCAATCTTCTTGGAAAatcaaatccaacaacaaaagaaGGATTTTCATGGGTTCTTTTGAGATCTAAGACAGAGACTGATGCCAATCTCAATCAAATTGATTTTGCGACTGTTTCTAGGAATTGCAGAAAGCTCCATATTGCACAAAAGTTATTGCATGAATGCTTTGTGTCTATTATTGAACCTCGTACCCAGAGTGATCTTTTAGCTGATCTTCTCATGAATAAAGA ATCAGAGCTGAACAGATTAAACTTTTGGGGCTTTTATACTATGCTTTTGGTGAGAGGAGATGAGATCATATCAATGGCTACATTTAG ATTGCAGAAATGCCTCTTGTTGGTACGCGTGCCAAATATCGCCGACAAGGAATGTGCCACATTATTTTGGATGAACTTGAAAAG TTACTTTCTGCGTTAG
- the LOC135677883 gene encoding uncharacterized protein LOC135677883 isoform X4, with protein MASGSDERKRKRTRREKGYGQRKLLPGENVEVLCCDEGLRGSWHAGTVISCQGCSRLIEYRDLLCEDERSNLQEMILVSAAVEGQARKNPKNYRGLIRPLPPYYDIQIFEMRYGLCVDALVDDAWWEGVVFDHEEGSTKRLIFFPDQGDQQMVMVDHLRLTQDWNETYGHWKPRGGWLLLQVLQAFEEEDALPVSIREIWYDLSTMVSFREKIGLWMFGSLSVWEQLVSGLIRELLSVVHVLSEVSYDQPVDAPTYSGNDEIPSDDVPRQVGSLIQSDTAGILSGPVRIMDKVQCSQLLTPDDCFVQGNGYSSEWNHDEQNNVLETSDVEDVQNYKSGIPSSFVYHEEVVFAHGSHKKRRCRDMQHQAKASIPTVAQKFKKSKFDSINEVSPDGNHRRDMVKAFEPCKVTEPRDMKYEEANNNLQSDALCIKVISPFSHQNNKEEDTGNRTGQTSWQSLYAEAERCPEAVALYAFRSADRDSQVKPLKVAEKVKKHLFALGWKIEYRRDRLLRVRFVSPEGKNYYNLRKACIDVLKRELEGDQSCKQGRKYFGNCSGFGKPDSKTGNVCPELASLMQNFLEHPSIMGTERTSDHSGHCFRQFQTNIGMKTERKLERLGPFSKLPDNSHSLLDSVRMKLHPDEFHESKQPDSSVLAKENLELIVSENVPTYKHIEPEYGPQAISNYKRYIESSREKGFEKLPNVDIELMKLNVQKHLLYMGWRFAERRRKLRFASPGGEIFHSLYTACEAYLEKEENMGKTYGSSLKGTNVSQNSWCASIGNKINDSKEVSLLCKNQCFSTSMDPDEFQKSDEVSNNGTENRSILVFSSPECGEGFGNSCLEKLKKSKTGIKISSLLPLKVVGCRRLLEHYCSQKSKKRKVQDLRSKGYEAGSIFLQPEQQLSERCQFVPVTSPTQKVVEATWSMLIENRIVLARQKVRYISKRDGHVLMEGHITHDGIKCRCCRKLHSLTGFEAHAGSDKCKPGANTFLLDGRSLLQCHLQMVYGKDLINFPHPRLKHVYAHSQSDSVCSVCQYGGTLMLCDHCPSAFHVGCVGLKDLPKGKWFCPSCRCGICASSAFSSADQFTAKTMLYCDQCERKYHVGCLRRRGTNLKHCPTGNWFCSKKCSEIRAEQIKLLGLLYYAFGERR; from the exons ATGGCGAGCGGCTCCgacgagaggaagaggaagaggacgaggagggaGAAGGGGTACGGCCAGAGAAAGCTGCTTCCTGGAGAGAACGTCGAG GTATTATGTTGTGACGAAGGACTGAGAGGATCTTGGCACGCAGGGACTGTCATCAGTTGTCAAGGATGCTCCCGACTCATTGAATATAGAGATTTGTTATGTGAGGATGAACGTTCGAATCTTCAAGAGATGATCCTTGTATCGGCTGCTGTAGAGGGCCAGGCTAGAAAAAACCCAAAGAATTATCGTGGCCTAATTAGGCCCTTGCCGCCTTATTATGATATCCAgatttttgagatgagatatgggCTCTGTGTGGATGCCTTAGTGGATGATGCCTGGTGGGAAGGTGTGGTTTTTGATCATGAAGAAGGCTCAACAAAGAGGTTGATCTTTTTCCCTGACCAGGGTGACCAGCAGATGGTCATGGTCGACCATTTACGTCTCACCCAAGATTGGAATGAAACATACGGGCATTGGAAGCCACGCGGTGGGTGGttgttgcttcaagtgcttcaagCATTTGAGGAGGAAGATGCCCTGCCAGTCTCGATAAGAGAAATCTGGTATGACTTAAGCACAATGGTTTCTTTTAGGGAAAAGATTGGATTGTGGATGTTTGGATCTCTATCAGTTTGGGAGCAGTTGGTATCAGGGTTGATCCGAGAATTGCTATCTGTTGTACATGTCCTATCAGAGGTTTCATATGACCAACCCGTTGATGCTCCCACATATTCTGGTAATGATGAGATTCCATCGGATGATGTTCCTCGTCAGGTAGGAAGTCTGATTCAAAGTGATACTGCTGGCATACTTTCTGGACCAGTTAGGATAATGGATAAAGTTCAGTGCTCACAGCTGCTCACACCTGATGATTGCTTTGTTCAAGGCAATGGATACTCATCCGAGTGGAACCATGACGAGCAGAATAATGTCCTTGAAACATCAGATGTAGAGGATGTTCAAAATTATAAATCTGGAATCCCTAGTTCATTTGTATACCATGAAGAGGTGGTATTTGCTCATGGTTCACATAAAAAAAGAAGATGCCGAGACATGCAGCACCAAGCAAAAGCTTCTATTCCAACAGTAGCCCAAAAGTTTAAGAAAAGTAAGTTTGATTCCATAAATGAAGTTTCACCTGATGGGAATCATCGCAGAGATATGGTAAAAGCATTTGAACCATGTAAGGTTACAGAACCTCGGGATATGAAGTATGAGGAGGCCAATAATAATCTGCAATCTGATGCACTTTGCATTAAGGTTATTAGTCCTTTTAGTCATCAAAACAATAAGGAGGAAGATACAGGGAACAGAACAGGACAAACATCTTGGCAATCTTTATATGCTGAAGCTGAGCGCTGCCCAGAAGCAGTTGCTTTATATGCCTTTCGATCTGCTGATAGGGATTCTCAGGTTAAACCATTGAAGGTAGCTGAAAAAGTGAAGAAGCATCTTTTTGCTCTGGGCTGGAAGATCGAATATAGAAGAGATAGATTATTAAGAGTTCGTTTTGTCTCACCCGAAGGAAAAAACTATTATAATCTTCGCAAGGCCTGCATAGATGTGTTGAAAAGAGAACTTGAGGGGGATCAGAGTTGCAAGCAAGGGAGGAAATATTTTGGAAATTGCTCTGGTTTCGGCAAACCTGATTCAAAGACAGGAAACGTGTGTCCAGAACTAGCATCCCTCATGCAAAATTTTTTGGAGCATCCATCAATTATGGGGACTGAACGAACGTCAGATCATTCTGGCCATTGTTTTAGGCAATTCCAAACTAACATAGGTATGAAGACAGAAAGAAAACTTGAGAGACTTGGACCCTTCTCCAAACTACCTGATAATTCACACAGCCTTCTTGACTCTGTCAGGATGAAGCTACATCCAGATGAGTTTCATGAAAGCAAGCAACCAGACAGTTCTGTTTTGGCGAAGGAAAACCTTGAGTTAATTGTTTCTGAAAATGTTCCTACTTATAAGCATATTGAACCAGAATACGGCCCTCAAGCTATTTCAAATTACAAGAGATACATTGAATCATCTCGAGAGAAAGGCTTTGAGAAACTACCTAACGTGGATATTGAACTGATGAAGTTAAATGTTCAGAAGCATCTCTTGTACATGGGCTGGAGATTTGCTGAAAGGAGAAGAAAACTACGTTTTGCTTCTCCTGGTGGTGAGATCTTTCATTCTCTTTATACAGCCTGTGAGGCTTActtggaaaaagaagaaaatatgggAAAAACATATGGAAGTTCTCTTAAAGGTACAAATGTTAGCCAAAATTCTTGGTGTGCATCAATTGGAAATAAAATTAATGATTCGAAGGAGGTAAGTCTTCTGTGCAAAAATCAGTGTTTCTCCACTTCAATGGACCCTGATGAGTTCCAGAAATCTGATGAGGTGTCAAATAATGGCACCGAAAATAGATCTATACTTGTATTTAGTTCTCCAGAATGTGGAGAAGGATTTGGTAATTCATGTTTGGAAAAACTTAAAAAGTCAAAGACAGGAATCAAAATCTCTTCTTTGTTACCTCTGAAAGTTGTAGGATGTAGAAGACTTCTAGAACATTATTGCTCCCAGAaatcaaagaaaagaaaggtaCAAGACCTTAGAAGCAAAGGTTATGAAGCAGGAAGTATTTTCTTACAGCCTGAACAGCAGTTAAGTGAAAGATGCCAATTTGTTCCAGTAACATCTCCCACCCAAAAGGTAGTTGAAGCAACCTGGTCAATGCTAATTGAGAATCGTATAGTATTAGCTAGGCAGAAGGTGCGCTACATTTCTAAGAGAGATGGTCATGTTTTGATGGAAGGACACATAACTCATGATGGGATTAAATGCAGATGTTGTAGAAAGTTGCATAGTCTCACTGGATTCGAAGCTCATGCTGGCAGCGACAAGTGCAAACCTGGTGCGAACACATTCTTGCTTGATGGAAGGTCCTTACTACAGTGCCACTTACAAATGGTGTATGGAAAAGACCTCATAAACTTCCCACATCCAAGGCTAAAGCATGTTTATGCTCACAGCCAAAGTGACTCTGTATGTTCTGTCTGTCAATATGGTGGTACACTGATGCTATGTGATCATTGCCCATCAGCATTCCATGTAGGTTGTGTTGGACTAAAG GATCTGCCAAAGGGAAAATGGTTTTGTCCATCGTGTCGATGTGGTATATGTGCCTCAAGTGCATTCAGTTCTGCTGACCAATTTACAGCGAAGACTATGTTGTATTGTGATCAGTGCGAACGCAAAT ATCATGTTGGATGCTTGAGAAGGAGAGGAACTAATTTAAAACATTGTCCTACTGGAAATTGGTTTTGCAGCAAGAAGTGTTCAGAG ATCAGAGCTGAACAGATTAAACTTTTGGGGCTTTTATACTATGCTTTTGGTGAGAGGAGATGA